A segment of the Panacibacter ginsenosidivorans genome:
CTTGTACGTCAACAATAATTTCAGCAATTATGAAACGCCATGTGCAATTACAACCATTATCAAGGCAACACCATAATGGTTTACTGGCGGTATTACTGTTGAAAAAAGGAATTAAAAAAGCAGCATCTTCAAAAGAGATGGCTGCTTTTATTTTTGATTTCTGGCATAAAGATATTGAAGAGCACTTTAAAGCAGAAGAAAATTTTCTGGTGCCCGCTGTTGCCAATGCTGATTGCGATAAAGCACTTATAGAAACACTCAAAGAAGAACATGCTGTCTTGCGCTCCTATATTTCTTTGCTTCAGCATAACCCAAGAAATATGGAGGTGATTGAAAAATTTACAAATCTGCTGGAACAGCATATCCGTTTTGAAGAGAAAATATTTTTTCCTGCTGCAGAAAACTGCTTAACTGAAGAACAGTTAACAGAACTAGGCAAACACCTGCATGAAGGAGATACGCAGAACTGCATGAATTATCCTGTAAAATTCTGGGAATAAGATAACAGCGCTTATCCTGTAAAAGATATACTACAACAAAGAATCGTACTTTAGCAGCATAGAGCACACTAATGAATTTTAAGAAGCTACTTGCACAAAGCATTTTCTGGCGTGGATTTTATTTCTTTTCCGTTTTACTGGTCAATGTATTTTTATCAAGGTATCTGAAAGCAGCTGGTTCAGGCAGTCTTTATTTTCTTACTATCATTTTTTCTTTCCTGCAGGTTGTGCTGGCATTGGGTTTCGAACAAGGCTTTACTTATTTTGCTTCGGGTAATATTATCCGGCGCAACAAGCTTTTAAGTTTTGCAGGTTTATGGAGTGTTGTTGCAGGATTACTAATGATCGGCCTGGTACATCTTTATTTTCTTATAGACAAGACTATTGATGCAGGTCTACTACCTGCATGGTCATTATATGGTTTTCTATATATAAGCGGCCAAACGCTGATGGGTTATATAACAGCATTGTACTATACAAAAGAAAATTATATACTTCCCAATTTATTGCTTTCGCTGGTAAATATCATTTTTGTGATCATCATTCCATCCAAAGATGCTCCGACGAATGCAGGAGACGCCGCACATATAACTACACTTTATTTCTATACTTTCTTTGTATCCGGAATAGTATTGATCATTTCATTTTTTTTATACAACAGGAGAGAAGGGGTTTTTGGACTGCCACCTGTTCAACACCTGAAAAAGTTTTTACAATACTCGCTTACAGCACTTAGTGCCAATGTTATTTTTTTTTTAGTGTACAGGATAGATTATCTTTTTGTAAACAACAGCCCCGTTGCTACTGCGGCCGATCTTGGCAATTATATACAGGTGGCCAAGCTTGGGCAAATGTTGCTGATAGTGCCACAGATCATTGCCAGCGTAGTGTTTCCAAGAACAGCAAGCGGGTCTGACAGGCAGCGTTTGAATCATATTATTATGGTGATGGCAAGATTATTTTCACAATTATTTTTGTTGTTATTTATTGGCGTATTACTGCTTGGAAAGTTTTTCTTTATTAAAATATTTGGAGAAACATTTAACGCCATGCAAATACCTATGCTTCTTTTGATACCAGGCATTTTTTCTTTAAGTGTTTTGGTGTTGCTCTCCGCTTATTTTTCCGGTAAGGGGAAAGTAAAAGTAAATGTACAGGGTGCACTACTTGCATTGGTAGTGATGGTTGTGGGTGCATGGATCTTTGTGCCTCGTTATGGCATCATTGCAGCAGCGGCAGTTAGTACAGTAAGCTATGCAGTTAATATGGGTTATTCATTGTATATTTTTTATAAGGATTATCAGGTAAACTTTTTTGATTTTTTTAAATGGAGAAAAGAAGATTATTACTGGATAAAGAACCTGCTGGTAAAAGAAAAAGAAATATGAGTTTGCTCGTTTATGATGTGTAAAGTAGTTAATAATATACATCATACATGCAGCAGCGATACCGAACGTACAAGAGTGCGACGCAACAGCAGTTTAGTATTTATTCAAAAGCCCGGCACATAAAAATTCTAATAACTACAGAAGAAAATTTGCGATGAGAATATTGTGGTTGGCCAGTTGGTACCCCAATCCATATGAACCTTTTAATGGCGATTTTATACAACGCCATGCACAGGCAGTTGCTGAATTGTTGCCTGTTGATGTAATTCATGTATTGCAGGCAGGCAGAAGTTTGCCGGTAGAAAAAACAGCACTTATAGTGAACAAAAAAAATGGCCTTACAGAATATGTTCATGTATTTAAGTTCAGGCCTTTTGGTATTGCGTGGGTTGATAAATTGTGGTATAATATTTTGTATCACCGGTATTATAGTAAAATAATAAAAGAATATTTTGCTAAGAATGGAAAGCCTGATCTTATTCATGTACATGTACCGGTAAAAGCTGGCCTGATTGCATTACGGCTTTTAAAAAAAAAGAATATTCCTTTTATCGTTTCTGAGCAGTCATCACATTATGAAGAAACATCTCCTGACTATTTTTTAAAACGCAGCAAATATTTCCAGGTTAACACAAGACGTATTTTCAGCAATGCTATTTCGGTAACGAATGTTTCTGAAACTATTGGTAAAAAACTGCAATCATATTTTGAATTAAAAAACTACCGTACAATTCATAATCTTGTTGATACAGACCTGTTTTATTATAAACAGAAAGAGAAAAACAACAAACTGCGTTTTATACATGTATCTGCAATGGGGGAACAAAAAAATCCTGCGGGTATTATAAGAGCGTTGGCACAATTGAATATTTTCCACAAAGAGTGGGAATGTGTTTTGTGTGGTCCATATAAACAAGAGCTTAAATTAATGGTTGAAGAAAATGAACTGCATGCACAAATACAGTTTACCGGAGAAGTGGCGCATGATCGTGTGGCCAAAGAAATGCAGCAGGCTGATGTTTTTATACTGTTCAGTAATCATGAAAATTTTCCCTGTGTTGTAGCAGAGGCTTTGTGCTGCGGCTTGCCGGTTATTGCTGCCAACGCGGGTGGTGTGGCTGAAGCGGTTAATGATAGCAATGGTATTATTGTAAATGCAGGAGATGTGGAACAATTAACCAATGCCCTGCACAATATTGTGAAGAGCTTTGATAAATATGACCGTGCAATTATCTCAGCTAACGCAAAAGTGCTTTATAATAAAAAAAGAATTGCTGAGCAATTCGTGGAATTATATAATGATATAAATAATAGCCTTATTAATAAGGGCTATGAAAAACCACTATAATAATTATAGTTGCCAGCAGCCAGCCGTAAATGTAATAATTAATGAGATTATTCAGCCGCATATACTGCTTTCGTGACTGGTTATTACTCATGTAGAGATCACTTTTAGTATATACACGAAAGAAACTTGAAACAACTGCAGGCACATCAAAACCTTTGCTCCTGAATACGAGCACAATTTTAAGAATGATAGCAATTACTGTAAGAATATGCAGGTAAATAATAATATTATGCAGTACTTCAAGCGAATAATCCATTTTTCATTTCAATTTTGGTTTACAATAGTGTTAGCTGTTTTCATTTTACATAGTTTTTCATCTCCCAATTGACAGTTCGCAAAAACGCATACAGCAGGCAAAAGATTGTTGAAATAAATTCAGAAAGTAGAAGTACAATACCCATGATGTCTTCGAAGTGAAGATAACACGAATTCTTTACATAAAGATTATCCAATGATTATCTTTGCCGCATTATGAAGCATATCAGGAATTTTTGCATTATCGCGCATATTGATCACGGGAAAAGTACACTTGCAGACAGGTTGCTGGAACATACCAAGACCATTGGTGAAAGAGATATGATGAACCAGGTCTTGGACGATATGGATCTTGAAAGGGAAAAAGGAATTACCATTAAAAGCCATGCCATACAGATTAATTATCCATATAAAGGGGAAGAATATACCCTCAACCTTATTGACACACCGGGCCACGTAGATTTTAGTTACGAAGTAAGCCGTGCACTTGCGGCATGTGAAGGTGCATTACTACTGGTAGATGCATCACAGGGTATACAGGCACAAACAATCAGTAATTTATACCTCGCGTTAGACAATGACCTGGAAATAATTCCTGTCATTAATAAGATTGATATGGATGGCGCTATGATACCTGAAGTTACAGACCAGATCATAGACCTTATCGGTTGCAAACAAGAAGATATATTGTTAGCAAGTGGCAAATCAGGAATTGGTATAGAAGCAATACTGGCAGCCATCGTTGAAAGAATACCTGCGCCTAAAGGGGATGAAAATGGCCAGTTGCAGGCATTGATCTTTGATAGTGTGTTCAACAGTTTTCGTGGCATCATTATCTATTACCGCATCCTTAACGGAAGCATAAAAAAAGGGGATAAGATACAGTTCGCTTCCACAGGACAGGAATATTTTGCCGATGAAATTGGCGTGCTAAAACTTACCATGACACCCAAGCCGGAAGTTAAATGCGGTGATGTTGGTTATCTTATCACCGGCATCAAAGTAGCCAAAGAAGTAAAGGTCGGCGATACCATTACGCTTGCCAATAATCCTGCTCCCATGATCAAAGGTTTTGAAGAAGTAAAACCCATGGTATTTGCAGGAATATTCCCGGTGAATACCGATGATTTTGCAGAATTGCGTGATTGTATGGAAAAACTGCAGCTCAATGATGCTTCTCTTACATTCGAACTTGAAACATCACAGGCTCTGGGCTTCGGTTTCCGTTGCGGCTTTCTTGGATTGCTGCATATGGAAATCATCCAGGAACGTTTGGAGCGTGAGTTCAATCAAACTGTTATTACCACTGTTCCCAATGTTAGTTTTATTGCATACACCTCAAAAGGTGATAAGATCATTGTAAATAACCCGGCTGAAATGCCCGACCCTACAAAGCTCGACAGGATCGAAGAACCATTTATCAAAGCACAGATCATTACGCTACCCGATTATATTGGTAATATCATGACGCTCTGTCTTGGCAAACGTGGTATACTTATCAACCAGAGTTATCTTACTACTACACGTGTGGAATTGACATTCGAGATGCCTCTTACCGAGATCGTGTTTGATTTTTATGATAAACTAAAAAGCCAGACACGTGGTTATGCGTCTTTTGATTATTCGCCTATTGGTTACCGCGAAGCAGATATTATCAAGATGGATATCCTGCTTAATGGAGATAAGGTGGACGCATTAAGCGCATTGATCCACCGCAGCCGTGCACAGGATTTTGGCCGCAAGCTCTGCGAAAAATTAAAAGAACTGGTACCACGCCAGCAGTTCCAGATCGTTATACAGGCTGCCATTGGCGCAAAAATACTGGCCCGTGAAAATATCAGCGCTATGCGTAAAGATGTAACTGCAAAATGTTACGGCGGCGATATAAGCCGTAAACGAAAGCTGCTCGAGAAACAGAAAGAAGGTAAGAAACGTATGCGCCAGATCGGTAATGTAGAAGTGCCGCAGGAAGCATTCTTAGCCGTACTGAAATTAGATTAGCGCTTATATAATTTATTTTTTAAAAAAAGCCGGAGATAATTTTTTTGTCTCCGGCTTTTGTATTTTATAGCATCACCGGTTGTGTCACTCACTTGTACGTTCTGTTTTATAGGCAGCTTTTTGAAGTCCTATATATTTAAGGTTTATACTTTTTGTCAAGCAACTTGAAGTAAACATAAAAGAAAGCGTTATCTAATGTTGAGGACCAAAATCTATGAACATAATTATATTTTTCTGGTAAACCATTTATTCCTTTTCTATAGCCAATCACTGTCAGGTCACTGCCATCTGTTCCTCTTCTGTTATTCTCTTTTTTCAAGCCCCAGAAGTCAGCATTATACAGCTTAGAAGTTAATTCGTCCCATTGATTTATTTGTAAAATTGTGCTGTCACTTTTAGCAACTTTTGGAGGCGTATAATTGATATCGTCACGATTGAAATGAGTATAATACAGCATAATCATATCCTGTTGTTTGGTTATTGTAACAACATCATATGAAGGTGAGGCAACTATAGAAAAAATAAATCTATAGGCTTCGTCTACATTTAGGTTTTGAAGTTTAGGCAAAGGGATATCAGAATCCCATAAGTCCCAATTTGCACGTTCTCTACTACTATTTTTATCAATATCTTGTTGAAGTTGGTGAAAGAAAGTTGTGTCATTTGAAATGTATGCTCTTAATATTTTATAATTTATTTCAGAGGTGTCATACTGTCCGGAGGTATCAATTATGCTCAAATATTTATGAGTTACTGAATCTCTTAAGAGATAAGTTTCAGAGCCGCTATTGCAAGCATAAAATTGTGTCAATAAAATAAGTAATAGCAGGTATCGCATTAATTGAATAATAAAAAGTATCCCAGCAGGATTGCTCCAACTCAAAAATATGCGAAAGTTTTCTCAGATAAAATAGCAAGGCTTTATTATTTTATGTAAACGATTTTTCCTGCTCATACTATTTTCAACAGTACAAGAGTGCGACGCAAGGAACGATGAGAAATGAGAAGAAGCTAGTACAAAAATATTTTACTGACAACCTCTGTCGATTCTTGACTGCTCATCGTTATTAGGAAAGCAATTACCGGAGGGGAGTGATGCAGGCTCATACCTTACAAGATTAGGATCATACAAAGCATCACGAACAAATTTCACCAGCTTTCCTATTTCATCTTCTGTTAAACCTAATGGCTGAAACATTTTTGATAGTTGCGATAAGGGTACATTCGCATTCTGTGGTATCCCGGCATTCTTATAACGAATTACTTCTTCTACAGAAGAAAAAGAACCACCATGTCCTAATGCGGTTACATCTCTCAGGTTATACAATTGTGGTACTTTAAATTTATATATATCCCTGGCTTTACCAGTAAAACCACCACGGCCTTTGCTTTCGCGATTATCAGGGGCTACATTAAATGCGCCGTTCACTCCATTTTGCATATCGTTCATACCAAGTGCTACAAACTGCATACTGTTAAGTGCAGGCCCATTGTGGCAATTGCTGCATTTTGCTTTTCCAAAGAAAAGTGACTTGCCGTCTTTTTCGGCTTTCGTCATAGCTTTTAAATCACCTCTTAAGTAGCGTTGAAAAGGGGATTGGTTTGCGAGTAATGTTCTTTGGTAAGCAGCCAATGCAAGAGAGACCGTCCGGCTGTTAATTCTTTCAGTATCGGGTAATTCAGGAAATGCAAGATCAAAGAGATTTTTATAAGTTTCATTGGAAGCGAGCCACGCAGTATCGGGATTAAGCCTGTGTTTTTGCCGTGATGCAAGCCCTAAAATTTCCAGGCCATATAACCCGGTAAAATTATTACTGTTGCCATCACTGGTCCATAAATTCTCTGTGCCTATATTTAAGCCAACACCACCTAATTCTCCGTTCCAAAGCATTATATCCTGGTAAGCACTACCTAACAATGAAGGTGCACGTATTGGTTGCACATCAATGTTCTCTGTTTGATAAATTGCAGAAGGAATTCTTAATTCTCCTGCAATGCCAAAACCTGAACCTCCTTCACTAATAGCTTGTGTAAGCCCTGATTGAAAACCCGCTTCAGCATGATGACAAGAAGCACAAGAATAAGTGTGCAAACCTTCAGTTTGTTTTGGATTTAAACCAAGCCTTGTTTCATGAAACAATAATTTACCAAGTTCTACTTTGTCTGCATTAAGTGGATTTTGGGGATCTTGTGGAATAGAAGCATAATCGTTGCTCATTGGCTGAATCATCGCACTAAGATCTTTTGCATCAGATAAATCGGCGGCAGTTACATGATCGATATGCTGAACATCTGTTTTCTGGCAGGCATATAGAAAGAATGCAACCAGGGCTAATGTAGCAAGGATTTTTTTCATGGGTCTTATTTCGTAGTTTTCGAATAGGGGCAATCAAGGATGCGGATAAAGTGGTTTATAAAAGGATAGCAGATAGAGGTTATGTAAGGTACAAATTTTATAAGCCGGAAACTATATGAAATTATTACTTAAACAGGATTTTATCAAGGATTTTTATCGAAAGTTTCTTTAGCGCACTGTAGCCATTTTAAATATTCTGCAGCATCGGGTGTATAACCAACAGGATGGTTTAATGTTTTTTCATTATTGTCAAGCAATACATACCATGGCTGGGAAGTTTTTTCAAAATTCTCTGTTTGAAAAGTGGCCCATTTATCACCTATCGTTTCTATGTCTTTCGGTTTGCCTAGTTTAGTTGTATAAGTGAATCTTTGTTCTATAGGTAGCTTGCTACGGTCATCTACATATAAGGAAACAAGAATGAAATTGTTTTGTATAAACTCTTTTACCGCAGGTTGTGTCCAAACATTTTCTTCCATCTTGCGGCAATTAACACAGGCCCATCCGGTAAAGTCAATCATTAAAGGCTTATGCTGCGCTTTTGCCAACTGCAAAGCTTTTTCATAATCATTTACCACGTTGGCTTCAAGACCTTTATTGAGTACATTGTCTTTACCATAGACACTGTAAGAGAGTGGCGGCGGAAAACCGCTCAGCAATTGCAGGTTGGCATATTTTGAGGAGGTAACACCGGGAATAAGATATAATGTAAAGATCAAAGCTATAACACCGGCAATTTTTCTTCCTTTGCTGATCTGCATGCCTTTGTAATCATGTGGAAGCCGTATTACACCAAACAAATAAAGTGTAAGGCCAAGACTTATCAATACCCAAAGGCCAATAAATATTTCTCTTTTTAAAATGCCCCAATGCATTACAAGATCTGCATTGGATAAGAACTTCAACGCTAAAGCCAGTTCAAGAAAAGCCAATACTTTTTTTACGGTATCAAGCCAGCCACCGGATTTTGGTAATGACTGCAGCCAATGCGGAAAGATGGCAAACAATGCAAAAGGCAATGCCAGCGCCAAGCCAAAACCTGCAAGCCCGCTGGTGAGTTCCCATGCACCACCACTTAATGAACCAACGAGTAACGAGCCGAGAATCGGCCCTGTACAGGAGAACGAAACAATGGCGAGTGTAAGCGCCATAAAGAAAATACCGCCAAAACTGCCAAGACTTCCTTTAGCATCTGCTTTACCTGCAATAGTGCTGGGTAATGTTATTTCGAAGAAGCCAAAGAAAGAAAATGCAAATACAATAAAGATGATAAAGAAGATAACATTCAGCCATACATTGGTAGAAATGTTATTGAATATTTCAGGCTGTACATTGCCAAGAATATGAAAAGGAATACTGGCAAGCGTATAGATAAGAAAAATAAAAAAGCCGTAAAGTATGCCATTGCGTATAGCTTGTTTTCTTCCTCCTGATCTTTTGGTAAAGAAAGAAACAGTAACAGGTATCATCGGGAATACACAAGGGGTGAGCAATGCAATTAACCCACCAATAAAACCAAGAAAGAAGACAGTTAGTAAACTGCTGTTTGCTGCAGCGCCGCTGTCTCCGCAATTATTAAGTGGATTATTTATATCAAGATTTTCAATGCGTATGCGTTGTGCATTGGAAGATGCGGCAATGCCACCTTCTAATGCAACAGAGAATGTTTGTTCCGGATTTTGAAATTCACCTTTCTTGCCAAGAAAAGCGGTGATCTTTCCTTTTAGTTCAGCGGGAATAGTGCCACTGATAGTAAAATGTTGTTTTATCTCAACACTACCTTTATAAACATTTACCTGCTTGTTTTCAAAAGTGGCATCTGCAATTTGTTGTGTTGTTCCGGCGAAGCTGAGTGGTTGAGCATTCCTGGCATTTTCGTAATCGTAACTAACAATCACTGTTTCCTGCAAACCATCCACAGCAGGCGTTACGCCATATAAGTACCAATCTGCAGGAATAGTTGTTGCTGCTTTTAATTCATATACACTGTCTGCAATGCGCTTTATACTAACCTGCCATTTTAATAAACTATCCGTTTGTCCAAATGAATAAAAGGCCGTCAGTAAAAAGAAGACAGGTAGTAAAAACTTTTTCATTTAAAAGAAATATTTATTGGAGCTGCAGATCAAACGCAACTTTTTTGGGAGGAAGACATTCTTTGTCGTTGCAAACCATGTATTCAATATTGCCGGTAAGGTTTGTTTTAACTGCTGATTTAAGATTAACGGTATGTGTAAATGTTACTTTATTATCAAAATATTTTACATCCACATCAAACACTTCCTCATGTTTACTTTGTAGTGTACCATTTTCTTTAGGAATACCGGTAACAGTAATTAATGGATTTGTTTTATACACAAATTTTGTTGGCACAGGGCCGCCTTTTGGTGTTGTTTGAGAATAAATATGCCAGGGCTTTTCTATAACTGCCGTATAAGTTATCTCATACACTTTATCAGATTTTTTTGTTGCGGTATAGGTCCATTTTACAGGATCTTTAAATTGTGCAAATGCTGCACCTGCAATACTGAATAAAGTAATAAAAAGTAATAATTTTTTCATGATGCTTTTTGTTCTAATGTACAAGTGTGCGACGCAAGAGAAGCTGGATTGAAATACAACTGCATGGCCACACAAAATCAACTTACGTAATTACGACGAAGTGGTTCAATCCTTGCGCCGTTTATTGTTAATTCATTCCGAAAATGCGGAATACTTCAAGGCCGTCCATATTGCCCAATTCTTTATTGGAAGCTCTTTCCGGATGCGGCATCATGCCAAACACATTGCCTGCTTTATTGCGTATGCCGGCAATATTCCTGGTTGCGCCATTGGGGTTGTATGCAGGATCTATATTGCCTTTCTCATCGCAATACCTGAAGATTATTTGATTGTTTGCTTCCAGTTGGTTCAGTACTTCTTCACTTGCATAATAACGTCCGTCACCATGCGCCACCGGAATTTTCAATGCCTTGCCATTTGCATCATTAATGATAAATGAATTCTTGCAAACAAATTGCTGTTGTCCATTTGGCAGCAACACGCCGGGCAGCAAATGGCTTTCACATAAAATCTGGAAGCCGTTGCATACGCCAAGTACTTTACCACCCTTGTTGGCAAATTCAATTACACTTTGCATCATCGGGCTAAAACGTGCAATGGCACCACAACGCAGGTAATCGCCATAAGAAAAACCACCGGGCAGCACTATGCAATCATCTGTGGTAAACATGCTCAGGTCTTTGTCTTTATGCCAAAGCATGATCACTTCTTTTTTAAGATCGTTTTGCAAAGCGTCCTGCATATCACGGTCGCAGTTTGAGCCGGGGAAAACAACAATTCCAAATTTCATGAGCCTGTATTATAGTTATAATATTTTTTATGTACCCAACTGTTGATCATTTATTAAACATCGTTGCGTCGCACTCTTCAGGTTTCTTATCAATATTGAGCCTAAAAAAAGAAAGTGCAAAGTTAGCGGCTGAATGGCTAAAAAATACTAAAATTTAGTAACAATCCAGTTGTTATAAAGGATAAGTATTACAAAAAGCCAAAATAATAAAGCGGGTAGTAAACTTTTTCGTGAATATAACCAGGTGTTGGAAATAAATGCAGCACCTGCTGGTGCAGCCAGCAATAATGCGTTTGGCCAGCTATTTTTTATAAAGAATATGCCGGGAATAAATAAAATGATCATGAAAAAAAGTATGCTCCAGTTCTTGCGCACCTGTATTACCATACGATTGCTGTTTGCTTGCCATAAATAAGCACCTGAAATAATTGCAAGCCCCGCAAATACAAGTGTAATGATCGTCATGGCAAGATTAGCAGGACGAATTATCTGCAGCTCAAAAATATCAAGCTGTTTTAAAATTGGTTCAAGCTGGTCTTTTAAAAAAAGATAACCAGCCAAAAAATAAAACGGCGTAAGAATACCCAGTAATAATATCAGCCATTCATTCAGTCTGAAGGGTCTGTAAATTGCAATGGCAATAAGTGCAAGTAAGAGCAAAGGTAAAGCAGCATAATAAAGAATTACCGTGCAGCTAACGATAAGACCAATATTATAAATAAGTGATTTTGGTGTGGAGGCATTATATAATTTTAGCAATCTGAATAGTAACCAGATCACCATACTATTAATGACCAATGCTGCTGATATGTTATTCCATGCGGGAAATAGTGCAGTAAGCAGAATATAAGCCAGCGCCGTTGTATAGGCAGATTTCGGAAACATACGCAGATCATTCAGTGCATAATTTATCCGTAATGCCTGCAATACAACAATAGCATGGTAAAGCAAACCTACTGCAACAACCGGCAAAAAAGTTAACCTAGAAAGCAATGTATAAATAAGCCCGTCGTTTGCAGATGTAATAATTCTGGGAGTATGTTCCCAAAAAAATAAACGAACGCCAATGCTTACTATAAAAAGGCCAAATACGGCTGTTGCTGATTTTTCTTTAAAAAATGATACCACTTGTTTTGCGCTTAATATTCAACTTTTGCAAAACAAATGTAGTTCCTGTACTGGCAAGGAACAACTAAT
Coding sequences within it:
- a CDS encoding hemerythrin domain-containing protein; the encoded protein is MKRHVQLQPLSRQHHNGLLAVLLLKKGIKKAASSKEMAAFIFDFWHKDIEEHFKAEENFLVPAVANADCDKALIETLKEEHAVLRSYISLLQHNPRNMEVIEKFTNLLEQHIRFEEKIFFPAAENCLTEEQLTELGKHLHEGDTQNCMNYPVKFWE
- a CDS encoding lipopolysaccharide biosynthesis protein, with protein sequence MNFKKLLAQSIFWRGFYFFSVLLVNVFLSRYLKAAGSGSLYFLTIIFSFLQVVLALGFEQGFTYFASGNIIRRNKLLSFAGLWSVVAGLLMIGLVHLYFLIDKTIDAGLLPAWSLYGFLYISGQTLMGYITALYYTKENYILPNLLLSLVNIIFVIIIPSKDAPTNAGDAAHITTLYFYTFFVSGIVLIISFFLYNRREGVFGLPPVQHLKKFLQYSLTALSANVIFFLVYRIDYLFVNNSPVATAADLGNYIQVAKLGQMLLIVPQIIASVVFPRTASGSDRQRLNHIIMVMARLFSQLFLLLFIGVLLLGKFFFIKIFGETFNAMQIPMLLLIPGIFSLSVLVLLSAYFSGKGKVKVNVQGALLALVVMVVGAWIFVPRYGIIAAAAVSTVSYAVNMGYSLYIFYKDYQVNFFDFFKWRKEDYYWIKNLLVKEKEI
- a CDS encoding glycosyltransferase family 4 protein; the protein is MRILWLASWYPNPYEPFNGDFIQRHAQAVAELLPVDVIHVLQAGRSLPVEKTALIVNKKNGLTEYVHVFKFRPFGIAWVDKLWYNILYHRYYSKIIKEYFAKNGKPDLIHVHVPVKAGLIALRLLKKKNIPFIVSEQSSHYEETSPDYFLKRSKYFQVNTRRIFSNAISVTNVSETIGKKLQSYFELKNYRTIHNLVDTDLFYYKQKEKNNKLRFIHVSAMGEQKNPAGIIRALAQLNIFHKEWECVLCGPYKQELKLMVEENELHAQIQFTGEVAHDRVAKEMQQADVFILFSNHENFPCVVAEALCCGLPVIAANAGGVAEAVNDSNGIIVNAGDVEQLTNALHNIVKSFDKYDRAIISANAKVLYNKKRIAEQFVELYNDINNSLINKGYEKPL
- the lepA gene encoding translation elongation factor 4 — protein: MKHIRNFCIIAHIDHGKSTLADRLLEHTKTIGERDMMNQVLDDMDLEREKGITIKSHAIQINYPYKGEEYTLNLIDTPGHVDFSYEVSRALAACEGALLLVDASQGIQAQTISNLYLALDNDLEIIPVINKIDMDGAMIPEVTDQIIDLIGCKQEDILLASGKSGIGIEAILAAIVERIPAPKGDENGQLQALIFDSVFNSFRGIIIYYRILNGSIKKGDKIQFASTGQEYFADEIGVLKLTMTPKPEVKCGDVGYLITGIKVAKEVKVGDTITLANNPAPMIKGFEEVKPMVFAGIFPVNTDDFAELRDCMEKLQLNDASLTFELETSQALGFGFRCGFLGLLHMEIIQERLEREFNQTVITTVPNVSFIAYTSKGDKIIVNNPAEMPDPTKLDRIEEPFIKAQIITLPDYIGNIMTLCLGKRGILINQSYLTTTRVELTFEMPLTEIVFDFYDKLKSQTRGYASFDYSPIGYREADIIKMDILLNGDKVDALSALIHRSRAQDFGRKLCEKLKELVPRQQFQIVIQAAIGAKILARENISAMRKDVTAKCYGGDISRKRKLLEKQKEGKKRMRQIGNVEVPQEAFLAVLKLD
- a CDS encoding cytochrome c peroxidase, with amino-acid sequence MKKILATLALVAFFLYACQKTDVQHIDHVTAADLSDAKDLSAMIQPMSNDYASIPQDPQNPLNADKVELGKLLFHETRLGLNPKQTEGLHTYSCASCHHAEAGFQSGLTQAISEGGSGFGIAGELRIPSAIYQTENIDVQPIRAPSLLGSAYQDIMLWNGELGGVGLNIGTENLWTSDGNSNNFTGLYGLEILGLASRQKHRLNPDTAWLASNETYKNLFDLAFPELPDTERINSRTVSLALAAYQRTLLANQSPFQRYLRGDLKAMTKAEKDGKSLFFGKAKCSNCHNGPALNSMQFVALGMNDMQNGVNGAFNVAPDNRESKGRGGFTGKARDIYKFKVPQLYNLRDVTALGHGGSFSSVEEVIRYKNAGIPQNANVPLSQLSKMFQPLGLTEDEIGKLVKFVRDALYDPNLVRYEPASLPSGNCFPNNDEQSRIDRGCQ
- a CDS encoding protein-disulfide reductase DsbD family protein encodes the protein MKKFLLPVFFLLTAFYSFGQTDSLLKWQVSIKRIADSVYELKAATTIPADWYLYGVTPAVDGLQETVIVSYDYENARNAQPLSFAGTTQQIADATFENKQVNVYKGSVEIKQHFTISGTIPAELKGKITAFLGKKGEFQNPEQTFSVALEGGIAASSNAQRIRIENLDINNPLNNCGDSGAAANSSLLTVFFLGFIGGLIALLTPCVFPMIPVTVSFFTKRSGGRKQAIRNGILYGFFIFLIYTLASIPFHILGNVQPEIFNNISTNVWLNVIFFIIFIVFAFSFFGFFEITLPSTIAGKADAKGSLGSFGGIFFMALTLAIVSFSCTGPILGSLLVGSLSGGAWELTSGLAGFGLALALPFALFAIFPHWLQSLPKSGGWLDTVKKVLAFLELALALKFLSNADLVMHWGILKREIFIGLWVLISLGLTLYLFGVIRLPHDYKGMQISKGRKIAGVIALIFTLYLIPGVTSSKYANLQLLSGFPPPLSYSVYGKDNVLNKGLEANVVNDYEKALQLAKAQHKPLMIDFTGWACVNCRKMEENVWTQPAVKEFIQNNFILVSLYVDDRSKLPIEQRFTYTTKLGKPKDIETIGDKWATFQTENFEKTSQPWYVLLDNNEKTLNHPVGYTPDAAEYLKWLQCAKETFDKNP
- a CDS encoding protein-disulfide reductase DsbD domain-containing protein, with the protein product MKKLLLFITLFSIAGAAFAQFKDPVKWTYTATKKSDKVYEITYTAVIEKPWHIYSQTTPKGGPVPTKFVYKTNPLITVTGIPKENGTLQSKHEEVFDVDVKYFDNKVTFTHTVNLKSAVKTNLTGNIEYMVCNDKECLPPKKVAFDLQLQ
- the purQ gene encoding phosphoribosylformylglycinamidine synthase subunit PurQ encodes the protein MKFGIVVFPGSNCDRDMQDALQNDLKKEVIMLWHKDKDLSMFTTDDCIVLPGGFSYGDYLRCGAIARFSPMMQSVIEFANKGGKVLGVCNGFQILCESHLLPGVLLPNGQQQFVCKNSFIINDANGKALKIPVAHGDGRYYASEEVLNQLEANNQIIFRYCDEKGNIDPAYNPNGATRNIAGIRNKAGNVFGMMPHPERASNKELGNMDGLEVFRIFGMN